The proteins below are encoded in one region of Microbispora sp. NBC_01189:
- a CDS encoding ATP-binding protein codes for MNVQIMDRADISTAATAVYTHPVSHSFQAVGGARRRARDVMAEWGLSEATADDAVLVISELVTNAVLHALPPAELRLFLHGDVVRVEVGDSGAAPVWPGSAPASGERGRGADVVEALALSHGADVRSDSATYWAELPAC; via the coding sequence ATGAACGTACAGATCATGGACCGTGCCGACATCTCCACGGCCGCGACGGCCGTCTACACACATCCGGTTTCCCACTCCTTCCAGGCGGTCGGCGGAGCTCGCCGCCGGGCACGCGACGTGATGGCGGAGTGGGGCCTGTCCGAGGCCACCGCGGACGACGCCGTACTCGTGATCTCCGAGCTGGTCACGAACGCGGTGCTGCACGCTCTGCCGCCGGCCGAGCTGCGGCTGTTCCTCCACGGAGACGTCGTACGCGTCGAGGTCGGCGACTCGGGGGCGGCGCCCGTGTGGCCGGGCAGCGCGCCCGCGTCGGGCGAGCGGGGACGCGGCGCCGACGTCGTCGAGGCGCTGGCGCTCAGTCACGGCGCCGACGTCCGCTCCGACTCCGCGACCTACTGGGCCGAGCTGCCCGCCTGCTGA
- a CDS encoding extracellular solute-binding protein, producing the protein MGLPLGAALAACGTSGPAPSGGGASGAAAGGNGGGGAKASYWFLSGPPGEAPRTAAVKRFNQANPNGQIDINVIQNDAYKTKIKTAIGANQAPTIIWGWGGGGLRSYVQAGQVEDLTSWFGENAAVKDRLFPGAFGAATIDGKIYAMPCETVQPIVLFYNKKVFEKVGVQPPQSYGDILDLVKKFNAAGIAPFSLAGQSRWTNMMWLEFLFDRISGPEVFQAVFDGEKDAWNNPASIEALTKMQELIKANGFIKGFSSVTADSNADQALLYTGKAAMMLHGSWSYGIQQAQGGDFVSSGGLGWMNFPPVDGGKGDPSDTVGNPGQYLSISSKATPEQKEIAKKFFATGVLDDAEQKEWVGTGGVPIVKGSDSLFSGSKDAEFLNFIYGVSSNAKVFAQSWDQALSPTAAEVLLDNIAKLFQLSISPQQFATNMNAVIGK; encoded by the coding sequence ATGGGCCTTCCGCTGGGCGCCGCGCTGGCGGCCTGCGGCACGTCCGGCCCGGCCCCGAGCGGCGGTGGCGCGAGCGGCGCCGCCGCGGGCGGAAACGGGGGCGGCGGGGCCAAGGCCAGCTACTGGTTCCTCTCGGGCCCGCCCGGTGAGGCGCCCCGGACCGCGGCCGTGAAGCGGTTCAACCAGGCCAACCCCAACGGCCAGATCGACATCAACGTCATCCAGAACGACGCGTACAAGACGAAGATCAAGACGGCGATCGGCGCGAACCAGGCGCCCACCATCATCTGGGGCTGGGGCGGCGGCGGTCTGCGCAGCTACGTGCAGGCCGGCCAGGTCGAGGACCTCACCTCGTGGTTCGGTGAGAACGCCGCCGTGAAGGACCGGCTGTTCCCCGGCGCCTTCGGAGCCGCGACGATCGACGGCAAGATCTACGCGATGCCGTGCGAGACCGTGCAGCCGATCGTCCTGTTCTACAACAAGAAGGTCTTCGAGAAGGTCGGGGTGCAGCCGCCGCAGTCGTACGGCGACATCCTGGACCTGGTGAAGAAGTTCAACGCGGCGGGGATCGCGCCCTTCTCGCTCGCCGGCCAGTCGCGCTGGACGAACATGATGTGGCTGGAGTTCCTCTTCGACCGCATCAGCGGTCCCGAGGTGTTCCAGGCCGTCTTCGACGGCGAGAAGGACGCCTGGAACAACCCCGCCTCCATCGAGGCCCTGACGAAGATGCAGGAGCTCATCAAGGCGAACGGATTCATCAAGGGCTTCTCGTCCGTCACCGCCGACTCCAACGCCGACCAGGCGCTGCTCTACACCGGCAAGGCCGCGATGATGCTGCACGGCAGCTGGTCGTACGGCATCCAGCAGGCGCAGGGCGGCGACTTCGTCTCCAGCGGCGGCCTCGGCTGGATGAACTTCCCGCCGGTCGACGGCGGCAAGGGCGACCCGAGCGACACTGTCGGCAACCCCGGCCAGTACCTCTCGATCTCCTCCAAGGCGACGCCCGAGCAGAAGGAGATCGCCAAGAAGTTCTTCGCCACCGGGGTCCTCGACGACGCCGAGCAGAAGGAATGGGTCGGGACCGGCGGCGTCCCGATCGTCAAGGGCTCCGACAGCCTGTTCTCCGGGTCCAAGGACGCCGAGTTCCTGAACTTCATCTACGGCGTCTCGAGCAACGCCAAGGTCTTCGCGCAGTCCTGGGACCAGGCGCTCAGCCCGACCGCGGCCGAGGTGCTGCTGGACAACATCGCCAAGCTGTTCCAGCTGTCGATCTCGCCGCAGCAGTTCGCGACGAACATGAACGCGGTCATCGGCAAGTGA
- a CDS encoding sugar ABC transporter permease codes for MTVSATATGRTPSAVAPAARGGGVLPWLALPALLAFVAFAVIPLIGVLLLSFTSWDTLGTIQLTGLESWQSVLTDPGLPHALWVTFLITALSWAVQTPASILIGVFLAGHQRYRELLAVLYFVPLLLSSAAIAITYKALLDPNFGLGAGLHFDLLTQDWLGEPGLALGVVIFVVSWQFIPFHSLLYQGGVRQIPRSLYEAAELDGAGRVRMFFNITLPQLKYTVITSSTLMIVGSLTFFDLIFVLTEGGPADATRALALDMYKRGFQANLMGAACVIGVILVLVGLALALLLRRLGGRDPNASQLEGA; via the coding sequence GTGACCGTGTCCGCGACCGCCACCGGACGGACGCCGTCCGCCGTCGCGCCCGCGGCGCGCGGCGGCGGCGTCCTGCCGTGGCTGGCACTTCCGGCCCTGCTGGCCTTCGTGGCCTTCGCGGTGATTCCGCTGATCGGGGTGCTGCTGCTCAGCTTCACGTCCTGGGACACGCTCGGCACGATCCAGCTGACCGGCCTGGAGAGCTGGCAGTCCGTGCTCACCGACCCCGGCCTGCCGCACGCGCTGTGGGTGACGTTCCTGATCACGGCGCTCTCCTGGGCGGTCCAGACCCCGGCCAGCATCCTGATCGGGGTGTTCCTCGCGGGACACCAGCGCTACCGCGAGCTGCTCGCGGTGCTGTACTTCGTCCCGCTGCTGCTCAGCTCGGCGGCCATCGCGATCACCTACAAGGCGCTGCTCGATCCCAACTTCGGGCTCGGCGCGGGGCTGCACTTCGACCTGCTCACCCAGGACTGGCTCGGCGAGCCCGGCCTCGCCCTCGGCGTCGTGATCTTCGTGGTGTCGTGGCAGTTCATCCCGTTCCACTCGCTGCTCTACCAGGGCGGCGTGCGGCAGATCCCGCGCTCGCTGTACGAGGCCGCGGAGCTGGACGGCGCGGGGCGGGTCCGCATGTTCTTCAACATCACCCTGCCGCAGCTCAAGTACACGGTCATCACGTCCTCCACGCTGATGATCGTCGGTTCCCTGACCTTCTTCGACCTGATCTTCGTGCTGACCGAGGGCGGTCCCGCCGACGCCACCCGCGCGCTCGCCCTGGACATGTACAAGCGCGGCTTCCAGGCCAACCTCATGGGAGCGGCCTGCGTGATCGGCGTCATCCTCGTCCTCGTCGGCCTCGCCCTGGCGCTGCTGCTGCGCCGGCTCGGCGGCCGCGACCCCAACGCCAGCCAGCTCGAAGGGGCCTGA
- a CDS encoding LacI family DNA-binding transcriptional regulator yields the protein MAAGRRRATLATVAASAGVSVATVSKVLNGRSDVAPATRSLVLSLLAQHDYVAPPQRRGEAAASDTVEVEFDDDLNPYSTEIVQGAVEAGAEHDASIVVSIRRSADRTGGWARGLVAAGRRALVAVTGELTGGQLGALSRARLPLVVIDPLNLPRTRVTSVGSTNFAGGLAATQHLLGLGHRRVAHLGGPPTAACTQARLHGYRAAMEAAGVAVPAGYVRTAHFHYQDGIEGGAALFDLPEPPTAIFAGCDEIAFGVLEAARARGLRVPEDLSIVGFDDTQIARMASPPLTTVRQPLREMGAVAVRTALRLAAGERIESHHVELATELVVRGSTAPVATMDTPAEAPEDTPADVRRGRAYTA from the coding sequence ATGGCGGCCGGTCGTAGACGGGCCACTCTGGCGACGGTCGCGGCCTCGGCGGGGGTATCGGTCGCGACGGTGTCGAAGGTGCTGAACGGCCGCAGCGACGTCGCCCCGGCGACGCGTTCCCTGGTGCTGTCGCTGCTCGCGCAGCACGACTACGTGGCGCCGCCACAGCGCCGGGGCGAGGCGGCCGCCTCCGACACGGTCGAGGTGGAGTTCGACGACGACCTCAATCCGTACTCCACCGAGATCGTCCAGGGCGCGGTGGAGGCCGGGGCCGAGCACGACGCGTCGATCGTGGTGAGCATCCGGCGCTCCGCCGACCGCACCGGGGGGTGGGCACGCGGGCTGGTCGCGGCCGGGCGGCGGGCGCTGGTCGCCGTCACCGGCGAGCTGACCGGGGGGCAGCTCGGCGCCCTTTCCCGGGCGCGGCTGCCCCTTGTGGTGATCGATCCGCTGAACCTGCCGAGGACCCGGGTGACCAGCGTCGGCTCCACGAACTTCGCCGGTGGCCTGGCCGCCACGCAGCACCTGCTCGGGCTGGGCCACCGGCGCGTGGCCCACCTCGGCGGCCCGCCCACCGCCGCCTGCACCCAGGCCAGGCTGCACGGCTACCGGGCCGCGATGGAGGCGGCGGGCGTCGCCGTACCCGCCGGTTACGTGCGGACGGCGCACTTCCACTACCAGGACGGGATCGAGGGCGGCGCGGCCCTGTTCGACCTCCCCGAGCCGCCCACGGCGATCTTCGCCGGGTGCGACGAGATCGCGTTCGGGGTGCTGGAGGCCGCCAGGGCGCGCGGGCTGCGGGTGCCGGAGGACCTCAGCATCGTGGGGTTCGACGACACCCAGATCGCCCGGATGGCCTCGCCGCCCCTCACAACCGTCCGCCAGCCGCTGCGGGAGATGGGCGCCGTCGCGGTGCGTACGGCGCTGCGCCTGGCGGCGGGGGAGCGGATCGAGTCGCACCACGTCGAGCTCGCCACCGAACTGGTGGTGCGCGGGTCGACCGCGCCCGTCGCGACCATGGACACCCCGGCGGAAGCCCCTGAGGACACCCCGGCGGACGTCCGCCGGGGGCGGGCGTACACAGCCTGA
- a CDS encoding carbohydrate ABC transporter permease, translating into MTATHTPAAAKRPTAAHSRGRRPATPSQRPNWLGGLIGWLWLAVVIVPIYWIVITSFKTQSNYYLTNPLLPPADPTLDNYRLVIEMDFPLYFLNSLLVAVGTVIPSVLFSFMAAYAIVRSGSASRFLRGVNSLFLMGLAIPLQATVIPIYLMIIKLHLYDSLTALVLPSIAFAIPLSVLVLSNFIRDVPKELFESMRMDGATEWMTLWRLAFPLTRPAVVTVSIYNALNVWNGFLLPLILTQSPDKRTLPLGLAAFQGGPYGVNVPAVLASVVLTILPILVLYTVGRRQLLSGLTAGFGK; encoded by the coding sequence GTGACCGCGACCCACACGCCGGCGGCGGCGAAGCGCCCCACCGCCGCCCACTCGCGCGGACGCCGCCCCGCAACGCCCAGCCAGCGCCCCAACTGGCTGGGCGGGCTCATCGGCTGGCTGTGGCTGGCCGTGGTGATCGTCCCGATCTACTGGATCGTGATCACCAGCTTCAAGACGCAGAGCAACTACTACCTGACCAACCCGCTGCTGCCGCCCGCCGATCCGACGCTGGACAACTACCGGCTCGTGATCGAGATGGACTTCCCGCTGTACTTCCTGAACAGCCTCCTCGTCGCCGTCGGCACGGTGATCCCGTCGGTCCTGTTCTCGTTCATGGCGGCGTACGCGATCGTCCGGAGCGGCAGTGCCAGCCGGTTCCTCCGCGGGGTGAACTCGCTCTTCCTGATGGGCCTGGCCATCCCGCTGCAGGCGACGGTCATCCCGATCTACCTGATGATCATCAAGCTGCACCTCTACGACTCGCTGACGGCGCTGGTCCTGCCGTCGATCGCCTTCGCGATCCCGCTGTCGGTGCTGGTGCTGTCCAACTTCATCCGGGACGTGCCCAAGGAGCTCTTCGAGTCGATGCGGATGGACGGCGCGACCGAGTGGATGACACTGTGGCGCCTGGCCTTCCCGCTGACCCGGCCGGCCGTGGTGACGGTGTCGATCTACAACGCGCTGAACGTCTGGAACGGGTTCCTGCTGCCGCTGATCCTCACCCAGAGCCCCGACAAGCGCACCCTGCCACTGGGACTGGCGGCGTTCCAGGGCGGGCCGTACGGCGTGAACGTGCCCGCCGTGCTCGCCTCAGTGGTACTGACCATCCTGCCGATCCTGGTCCTCTACACCGTTGGGCGCCGTCAGCTGCTCAGCGGCCTGACCGCCGGTTTCGGCAAGTAG
- a CDS encoding GAF domain-containing protein, whose protein sequence is MTDHELSRSLIPSMRLDDLLAELQSRLEAVLATRDRVHALLEAVVSIGSDLDLEVVLRRIVATAATLVDATYGAMGVIGEDNTLVQFVPVGLSEAEIARIEHWPHGLGLLGLLIKQPRTLRLADISQHPESYGFPPGHPPMGGFLGVPIRVRDEVFGNLYLTEKRGGGQFDEDDEAIVVALATAAGVAIENARLYEESRRRETWLQASAEITTRLLSGAEPQEVLTLIAHRAHQMSAADGVAILLPRAGSDALHLALERTGSADPADPDDPGDPGDPGDQKEQPGPDGSASGGRVPIEGSLAGRAFLSGEPLMLDGEDEDEDEETLAWAISAPAGPVAAVPLGAPGAVRGVLALVKRAGRMPFSRSELRMLHAFAGQAAVALELADTRRDAERLGLLEDRDRIAKDLHDVVIQRLFAVAMTLMSTVRLVERPEASSRLQTAIDELDTTIRQIRSTIFALQTPREDSSPSLRAQVVDLVESARGHLGFMPGLSLEGHLDSRVRPQTAEHLLAVLREALSNIVRHARASRADVTLDAAGDRLTLVVEDNGVGVPAEGRRSGLRNLADRAERLGGAFALTSPPGGGTRLEWTIPLGE, encoded by the coding sequence ATGACCGACCACGAGCTGTCCCGGTCGCTGATTCCGAGCATGCGACTGGACGACCTGCTGGCCGAGTTGCAGTCGCGCCTCGAAGCCGTGCTGGCCACCCGCGACCGCGTCCACGCGCTGCTGGAGGCGGTGGTCTCCATCGGCAGCGACCTGGACCTGGAGGTCGTGCTGCGCCGCATCGTGGCGACCGCCGCCACCCTGGTGGACGCGACCTACGGTGCGATGGGCGTGATCGGCGAGGACAACACGCTGGTGCAGTTCGTCCCCGTCGGGCTGAGCGAGGCGGAGATCGCCCGGATCGAGCACTGGCCGCACGGCCTCGGCCTGCTCGGCCTGCTGATCAAGCAGCCGCGGACGCTGCGCCTGGCCGACATCTCCCAGCACCCCGAGTCGTACGGCTTCCCACCCGGCCATCCGCCGATGGGGGGCTTCCTCGGAGTGCCGATCCGGGTCCGCGACGAGGTCTTCGGCAATCTCTACCTGACCGAGAAGCGCGGCGGCGGGCAGTTCGACGAGGACGACGAGGCGATCGTGGTCGCCCTGGCCACCGCCGCCGGAGTGGCCATCGAGAACGCCCGCCTGTACGAGGAGAGCCGCCGCCGGGAGACCTGGCTGCAGGCGTCCGCCGAGATCACCACCCGCCTGCTCTCCGGCGCCGAGCCGCAGGAGGTGCTCACCCTCATCGCGCACCGGGCGCACCAGATGAGCGCCGCCGACGGCGTCGCGATCCTGCTGCCGCGCGCCGGCAGCGACGCGCTGCACCTGGCGCTGGAGCGCACCGGCTCCGCCGACCCCGCCGACCCGGATGATCCCGGCGACCCCGGCGACCCCGGCGATCAGAAGGAGCAGCCGGGCCCGGACGGCTCCGCGTCCGGCGGACGGGTGCCGATCGAGGGCTCGCTGGCCGGACGGGCCTTCCTCAGCGGTGAGCCGCTGATGCTCGACGGCGAGGACGAGGACGAGGACGAGGAGACGCTCGCCTGGGCCATCAGCGCTCCCGCCGGGCCGGTGGCGGCGGTGCCGCTCGGCGCGCCCGGCGCGGTCCGCGGCGTGCTCGCCCTGGTGAAACGTGCCGGGCGGATGCCCTTCAGCCGGTCGGAGCTGCGCATGCTGCACGCCTTCGCGGGGCAGGCGGCGGTGGCGCTGGAGCTCGCCGACACCCGCAGGGACGCCGAGCGGCTCGGCCTGCTCGAAGACCGCGACCGCATCGCCAAGGACCTGCACGACGTGGTCATCCAGCGGCTGTTCGCCGTCGCGATGACCCTGATGAGCACGGTGCGGCTGGTCGAACGCCCCGAGGCGTCCTCCCGCCTGCAGACCGCGATCGACGAGCTGGACACCACCATCCGGCAGATCCGCTCGACCATCTTCGCCCTGCAGACGCCGCGCGAGGACAGCTCTCCCAGCCTGCGGGCCCAGGTGGTGGACCTGGTCGAGAGCGCCCGGGGACACCTGGGCTTCATGCCGGGCCTGAGCCTGGAGGGCCATCTCGACAGCCGGGTGCGCCCGCAGACGGCCGAGCACCTGCTCGCCGTGCTGCGCGAGGCCCTGTCGAACATCGTCCGCCACGCGAGGGCTTCGCGTGCCGACGTCACCCTCGACGCCGCCGGCGACCGGCTGACGCTCGTGGTCGAGGACAACGGCGTCGGCGTCCCCGCCGAGGGCCGCCGCAGCGGCCTGCGCAACCTCGCCGACCGCGCCGAACGGCTCGGCGGGGCCTTCGCCCTCACCTCGCCCCCCGGCGGCGGCACCCGTCTGGAGTGGACCATTCCCCTCGGCGAATGA
- a CDS encoding response regulator → MIRVFLVDDHEVVRRGVAALLEAEDDIEVIGEAGTAESAVARIPALRPDVAVLDVRLPDGNGVDVCREVRSKVPGLACLMLTSFADDEALFNAVMAGAAGYVLKQIHGSDLVGAVRTVAAGQSLLDPQTTAAMLHRLRDQATRKDPLAALSDQERQILELIGEGLTNRQIGERMFLAEKTVKNYVSNLLGKLDMQRRTQAAALAARLKAEHD, encoded by the coding sequence ATGATTCGCGTGTTCCTGGTGGACGACCACGAGGTCGTACGGCGCGGCGTGGCCGCGCTGCTGGAGGCGGAGGACGACATCGAGGTCATCGGCGAGGCGGGAACGGCGGAGTCGGCCGTGGCCCGAATCCCGGCCCTGCGGCCCGACGTCGCGGTGCTGGACGTGCGCCTGCCCGACGGCAACGGTGTGGACGTCTGCCGGGAGGTCCGCTCGAAGGTGCCCGGCCTGGCCTGCCTGATGCTGACCTCCTTCGCCGACGACGAGGCGTTGTTCAACGCGGTGATGGCCGGCGCGGCCGGCTACGTGCTCAAGCAGATCCACGGCTCCGACCTGGTCGGCGCGGTGCGGACGGTGGCCGCCGGGCAGTCGCTGCTCGACCCGCAGACCACCGCCGCGATGCTGCACCGGCTGCGCGACCAGGCCACCAGGAAGGATCCGCTGGCCGCCCTGTCCGACCAGGAGCGCCAGATCCTGGAACTGATCGGCGAGGGCCTGACCAACCGGCAGATCGGCGAACGGATGTTCCTGGCCGAGAAGACGGTCAAGAACTACGTGTCGAACCTGCTCGGCAAACTCGACATGCAGCGCCGCACCCAGGCCGCCGCCCTGGCCGCCCGTCTCAAGGCCGAACACGACTAG
- a CDS encoding AraC family transcriptional regulator, with protein MSARFRAARPLGEAEMSDRSLPFAAHPRVRTQDVDEAKARVGEVLGCHQLRPVEPGAPIHACMNGVEFDGVGLYCLDYGTAVSITPQMLDGHLLVEMPLTGTAEVCHGSERITSTPELASVLSLNRPMSMRWAAGHRELITRFNRGALENQLGRLLGRRPDRPLTFSLGMDLTRPPARSWRSVVELLRNEAETGGGMLEQPLVVRQLEGLLMTQLLIAQPSNYSDALCGGQRRVAPPTVKRAVRLIEDHADEPLTVEDIAEAVGVSARALQEGFRRHLEKTPMGYLREVRLDRVRAELAVTDPVAATVTDVAYRWGFAHLGRFSLAYRQRFGESPSDTLRR; from the coding sequence ATGTCCGCGCGCTTCCGGGCCGCGCGGCCGCTGGGGGAGGCGGAGATGTCCGATCGGTCGTTGCCATTCGCCGCGCATCCGCGGGTGCGCACCCAGGACGTCGACGAGGCCAAGGCCAGAGTCGGCGAGGTCCTCGGCTGCCACCAGTTGCGTCCCGTCGAGCCCGGCGCCCCCATCCACGCCTGCATGAACGGAGTGGAGTTCGACGGCGTCGGCCTCTACTGCCTCGACTACGGCACGGCGGTGTCGATCACCCCCCAGATGCTGGACGGGCATCTCCTCGTGGAGATGCCGCTCACCGGCACGGCCGAGGTGTGCCACGGGTCCGAGCGGATCACGTCGACCCCCGAGCTCGCCTCCGTGCTGTCACTGAACCGGCCCATGTCGATGCGGTGGGCGGCCGGGCACCGCGAGCTGATCACCCGGTTCAACCGCGGGGCGCTCGAGAACCAGCTCGGCAGGCTGCTCGGGCGGCGGCCGGACCGGCCGCTCACGTTCTCCCTCGGCATGGATCTGACGCGGCCCCCCGCCCGTTCCTGGCGGTCGGTCGTCGAACTTCTCCGCAACGAGGCCGAGACCGGCGGCGGCATGCTGGAGCAGCCGCTCGTCGTCAGGCAGCTGGAGGGGCTGCTGATGACGCAGCTTCTCATCGCACAGCCGAGCAACTACAGCGACGCGTTGTGCGGCGGGCAGCGGAGGGTGGCGCCGCCCACCGTGAAGCGGGCCGTACGGCTGATCGAGGACCACGCGGACGAACCGCTCACCGTGGAGGACATCGCCGAGGCGGTGGGGGTGAGCGCGCGGGCGTTGCAGGAGGGGTTCCGGCGTCACCTGGAGAAGACGCCCATGGGTTACCTGCGTGAGGTGCGCCTCGATCGGGTACGGGCCGAGCTCGCGGTCACCGATCCGGTCGCCGCGACCGTCACCGACGTCGCCTACCGGTGGGGGTTCGCCCATCTCGGCCGGTTCTCGCTGGCCTATCGCCAGCGGTTCGGGGAGTCGCCCTCCGACACCCTGCGTCGCTGA
- a CDS encoding glycoside hydrolase family 3 N-terminal domain-containing protein, with product MTALDRTPATDRILRPWQDPALPVADRVEALLEEMTLEEKIGQLGSRWIGNDMQDEQVAEPEDGTGTHNVAPMQDVFAAAGTVPFEESVRHGLGHLTRVFGSTPLTAAEGAAEVVRLQHEVVKHSRLGIPALVHEECLTGFTTYGATVYPTAIAWGATFDPALVERMASAIGRDMRAVGVHQGLSPVLDVVRDYRWGRVEETLGEDPYLVAMLGSAYVRGLEKAGVIATLKHFAGYSASRAARNHGPVAMGRRELMDMILPTFETAIAEGGARSVMNSYCDMDGVPAAADPWLLTEVLREEWGFTGTVVSDYWAVAFLATMHQVAADAEEAGVQALSAGIDVELPDTLGFGQHLADRVRRGELPEALVDRAARRLLTQKIELGLLDPDWTPEKSVAGAEAVNLDSAGNRELARELAERSVVLLDAGSALPLLGEGRPELRRVAVVGPCADDPRTFMGCYAFPNHVLPRYPGLGLGIETRGLLDALRAELPDAEIVHERGCDWRDADRSGFADALRAARESDLCVAVVGDLAGLFGQGTSGEGCDAEDLRLPGVQEDLLTELAATGTPVVVVVVSGRPYALGDVRDKAAALVQAFMPGQEGGAAVAGVLSGRVQPCGKLPVQIPRSHGGQPGTYLQPPLGAESHGISNLDPSPLFAFGYGASYTTFEIGELEIGATEVPTDGEFTVSVRVRNTGPRAGEEVVQLYLHDVLAQVTRPVRQLTGFARVRLEPGESVRATFTVHTDRTAFTGRDLRRVVEPGDLDVLVGTSASDLPCRGRVRLTGPLRHVGRGRRLVTPVAVTPEAVTPVAVAPVDAAPAPGAGATRQGGSDGGRS from the coding sequence ATGACGGCGCTCGATCGGACCCCCGCGACGGACCGGATCCTCCGTCCGTGGCAGGACCCCGCGCTTCCCGTGGCCGACCGGGTGGAGGCCCTCCTCGAGGAGATGACCCTGGAGGAGAAGATCGGCCAGCTCGGCAGCCGGTGGATCGGCAACGACATGCAGGACGAGCAGGTCGCCGAGCCGGAGGACGGCACCGGCACGCACAACGTGGCGCCCATGCAGGACGTGTTCGCCGCGGCGGGGACGGTGCCGTTCGAGGAGTCGGTGCGCCACGGGCTCGGCCATCTGACGCGGGTGTTCGGCAGCACTCCCTTGACCGCGGCGGAGGGCGCCGCGGAGGTGGTGCGGCTGCAGCACGAGGTGGTGAAGCACTCCCGGCTGGGCATTCCGGCGCTGGTGCACGAGGAGTGCCTGACCGGTTTCACCACTTACGGCGCGACGGTCTACCCGACGGCCATCGCCTGGGGCGCGACCTTCGACCCCGCCCTGGTGGAGCGGATGGCCTCGGCGATCGGGCGGGACATGCGCGCCGTGGGCGTCCACCAGGGCCTGTCGCCCGTGCTCGACGTGGTGCGCGACTACCGCTGGGGCCGGGTCGAGGAGACCCTGGGCGAGGACCCGTACCTTGTCGCGATGCTCGGCTCGGCGTACGTGCGCGGCCTGGAGAAGGCGGGGGTCATCGCCACGCTCAAGCACTTCGCCGGATACTCCGCGTCCCGTGCGGCCCGCAACCACGGCCCCGTGGCGATGGGCCGGCGCGAGCTGATGGACATGATCCTGCCGACGTTCGAGACCGCGATCGCGGAGGGCGGCGCGCGCTCGGTCATGAACTCCTACTGCGACATGGACGGCGTTCCCGCCGCCGCCGACCCGTGGCTGCTGACCGAGGTGCTGCGCGAGGAGTGGGGGTTCACCGGGACCGTCGTGTCGGACTACTGGGCGGTCGCGTTCCTGGCCACGATGCACCAGGTCGCGGCGGACGCCGAGGAGGCGGGCGTGCAGGCGCTGAGCGCCGGCATCGACGTCGAGCTGCCCGACACGCTCGGCTTCGGCCAGCACCTGGCCGACCGGGTGCGGCGGGGCGAGCTGCCCGAGGCCCTGGTCGACCGGGCCGCGCGCCGGCTGCTCACCCAGAAGATCGAGCTCGGCCTGCTCGACCCCGACTGGACCCCGGAGAAGTCGGTGGCCGGGGCGGAGGCGGTGAACCTGGACTCGGCCGGCAACCGGGAGCTCGCCAGGGAGCTGGCCGAGCGGTCCGTCGTCCTGCTCGACGCGGGCTCCGCGCTGCCGCTGCTCGGCGAGGGCCGTCCCGAGCTGCGCCGGGTGGCGGTGGTCGGGCCCTGCGCCGACGACCCGCGCACGTTCATGGGCTGCTACGCCTTCCCCAACCACGTGCTGCCCCGCTACCCCGGGCTCGGGCTCGGCATCGAGACGCGCGGCCTGCTCGACGCGCTGCGGGCCGAGCTGCCGGACGCCGAGATCGTCCACGAGCGGGGCTGCGACTGGCGGGACGCGGACCGCTCCGGCTTCGCGGACGCGCTGCGGGCGGCCCGTGAGTCCGACCTGTGCGTGGCCGTCGTCGGCGACCTCGCCGGGCTGTTCGGCCAGGGCACCTCGGGCGAGGGGTGCGACGCCGAGGACCTGCGGCTGCCCGGCGTCCAGGAGGACCTGCTGACCGAGCTCGCCGCCACCGGCACGCCGGTCGTCGTGGTGGTCGTCTCGGGCCGGCCGTACGCGCTGGGGGACGTGCGCGACAAGGCCGCCGCGCTCGTCCAGGCGTTCATGCCGGGGCAGGAGGGCGGGGCGGCGGTCGCGGGCGTCCTGTCCGGCCGGGTGCAGCCCTGCGGGAAGCTGCCGGTGCAGATTCCCCGCAGCCACGGCGGCCAGCCCGGGACCTATCTCCAGCCGCCGCTCGGCGCCGAAAGCCACGGCATCAGCAACCTCGACCCGAGCCCGTTGTTCGCGTTCGGCTACGGCGCCTCCTACACCACCTTCGAGATCGGCGAGCTGGAGATCGGCGCGACCGAGGTGCCCACGGACGGTGAGTTCACCGTGTCGGTGCGCGTGCGCAACACCGGCCCGCGCGCGGGCGAGGAGGTCGTCCAGCTCTACCTGCACGACGTGCTGGCCCAGGTCACCCGGCCGGTGCGGCAGCTCACCGGCTTCGCCAGGGTGCGGCTGGAGCCCGGCGAGAGCGTGCGGGCGACCTTCACCGTCCACACCGACCGCACCGCCTTCACCGGACGCGACCTGCGGCGGGTGGTCGAGCCCGGGGACCTCGACGTCCTCGTCGGCACGTCGGCGTCGGACCTGCCCTGCCGGGGCCGCGTACGGCTGACCGGCCCGCTCCGCCACGTCGGCCGTGGCCGCCGGCTCGTCACCCCCGTGGCAGTGACCCCTGAGGCAGTTACCCCCGTGGCAGTGGCTCCCGTGGACGCGGCTCCGGCGCCGGGGGCCGGAGCCACGCGACAGGGAGGATCAGATGGCGGCCGGTCGTAG